From one Triticum urartu cultivar G1812 chromosome 3, Tu2.1, whole genome shotgun sequence genomic stretch:
- the LOC125545897 gene encoding DNA-directed RNA polymerase III subunit 1-like, with protein sequence MLRQEEKLRCTKEPFIEDVGTRRIKSMRFSMFSGKEIRQSAEAQVWNNRIYEPNMKPAPNGLLDTRMGAANKQGECGTCHGSYTECPGHFGYLKLALPVFNVGFFNNILDVVKCICKGCSRVLLVEKDRREFLKKMRQPRAEPLVKFALMKKVRDKCKLSRCPWCGFINGVAKKGRMGLVIVHDCSKTLDGSTEELRSALSHKKEKLAITSIHTLDPATVLSLFRRMIDEDCELLNLGDRPEKLIITEIAVPPVPIRPSVFVGGGGGRMSNEDSITCILKNIVNTNSILKGTLQSGEPLAKCFDCWQHLQLQVVEYINSDAPCLIDSQHRGLIQRLKGKTGRFRGNLSGKRTEYTGRTVISPDPNLRITEVAIPILMARVLTYPERVSYYNIEKLRQCIRNGPHKHPGANFILQPDGTKLHLKYCDRRIAARDLKYGCIVERHLEDGDIVLFNRQPSLHRMSIMSHRARIMPWRTLRFNESVCNPYNADFDGDEMNLHVPQTEEARTEALMLMGVQNNLCTPKNGEILVASTQDFLTSSFLITRKDSFYDRSSFTLLCSYLGDAMENIDLPTPALIKPIELWTGKQLFSVLVRPNAFTKVYLNLGVREKICTKKCALTVEDKTSEAVHDAMCPNDGFVYFRNSELLSGQVGKKTLGNGNNEGMFSVLIRDYNSHAAASCMNRLAKFSARFIGNHGFSIGVDDVQPGESLNEKKGKTIGEGYQECHELIAQYSKGALKPQPGCSRAQTLEARISGVLNKLRDTAGDHCMSTLHWRNSPLIMSQCGSKGSPINISQMVVCVGQQSVGGRRAPNGFIDRTLPHFPINSKTPAAKGFVANSFYTGLTATEFFFHTMGGREGLVDTAVKTAETGYMSRRLMKGLEDLSVFYDQTVRNASGGIVQFVYGDDGMDPVKMEGKGGNPLNLDQLFMKVMATCPQRGHETLSPEAISQMLNDKLSEQDPSAGGCSDRFKELLTKFVGNRIKMLRNTRRALHLDEDHVGRKDSSIEECVAANISGISAKQLQVFLDTCLSRYHSKIIEAGASIGAIGAQSIGEPGTQMTLKTFHFAGVASMNVTLGVPRIKEIINAAKKISTPIITAELLSGQDESFGVKVKRCIEKVVLGEVAAAIKIVLKSSQPNLVVKLDMQRIEAQGYEGINADSVQLSIINYPKLKLKSQHVRVIDEAKLRIYPDGTDRSKLQFELHNLKSMLPKVIVKGIPTVERAVVNPVKGRDKTIERYNLLVEGTNLLAVLGAPGVDAMKTKSNHIMEVNQTLGIEAARRSIIDEIQYTFESNNMIIDLRHMMLLADLMTYKGEVLGITRYGIAKMKSSVLMLASFEKTSEHLFNASYAGREDQIDGVSECIIMGIPMQLGTGILKVRQRLESLPEFKYQPAPIMSS encoded by the exons ATGTTGCGGCAGGAGGAGAAGCTGCGGTGCACCAAGGAGCCCTTCATCGAGGATGTCGGCACCCGAAGGAT AAAGAGCATGCGGTTCAGCATGTTCTCCGGCAAGGAGATACGCCAGTCCGCGGAGGCGCAGGTCTGGAACAACCGGATCTACGAGCCCAACATGAAGCCGGCGCCCAACGGACTGCTCGACACGCGGATG GGAGCTGCGAACAAGCAGGGGGAGTGCGGCACCTGCCACGGTTCGTACACCGAGTGCCCAGGCCATTTCGGTTACCTGAAGCTCGCGCTGCCGGTTTTCAATGTTGGGTTCTTCAACAATATCCTGGATGTGGTCAAGTGTATCTGCAAG GGCTGTAGCAGGGTCCTTCTTGTGGAGAAAGACCGCCGAGAGTTTCTGAAGAAGATGCGACAACCTAGAGCAGAGCCACTGGTCAAATTTGCCCTCATGAAGAAAGTGAGGGACAAATGCAAGCTATCCCGTTGCCCCTGGTGTGGATTCATAAATG GGGTAGCTAAGAAGGGCAGAATGGGCTTGGTAATTGTTCATGATTGTAGCAAAACTCTGGATGGAAGTACAGAAGAACTCCGGTCTGCGTTATCACACAAGAAGGAAAAACTAGCCATTACTTCGATTCACACGTTGGACCCTGCAACTGTTCTATCTCTTTTCAGAAGAATGATTGATGAG GACTGTGAATTGCTAAACCTTGGTGATAGGCCTGAGAAACTTATCATTACAGAGATCGCAGTGCCACCTGTGCCTATCCGTCCTTCCGTTTTTGTTGGTGGGGGTGGTGGTAGAATGAG CAATGAAGATAGTATTACTTGCATATTGAAGAACATTGTTAATACAAATTCCATCCTTAAGGGGACCCTTCAAAGTGGTGAACCGCTCGCAAAGTGCTTT GATTGCTGGCAACACCTTCAACTTCAAGTTGTTGAATATATCAATAGTGATGCCCCCTGTCTTATTGACTCACAACACCGTGGCCTTATTCAACGACTCAAAGGCAAGACAGGCCGTTTTCGTGGGAACTTGTCTGGAAAACGTACGGAGTACACTGGAAGGACTGTCATATCTCCTGACCCAAATTTGAGGATAACAGAG GTGGCTATTCCTATTTTGATGGCTCGAGTCTTGACTTATCCTGAAAGAGTTTCATACTATAACATAGAGAAGCTGCGTCAATGTATACGAAATGGACCACACAAACATCCAGGGGCAAATTTTATATTACAACCTGATGGAACGAAGCT GCACTTAAAGTACTGTGATAGAAGGATTGCTGCTCGGGATTTGAAATATGGCTGTATAGTCGAAAGGCATTTAGAAGATGGCGACATTGTCCTCTTCAACAGACAACCGAGCTTGCATAGAATGTCAATCATGTCACACAGG GCAAGGATAATGCCCTGGAGAACACTAAGATTTAATGAGTCTGTATGCAACCCTTACAATGCCGATTTTGATGGAGATGAGATGAATTTGCACGTCCCACAGACAGAGGAAGCTCGTACTGAAGCACTTATGCTTATGGGG GTCCAGAACAATTTATGTACCCCTAAGAATGGGGAAATACTGGTTGCTTCCACGCAGGACTTTTTGACATCTTCTTTTCTGATCACGAGAAAAGACTCCTTCTATGACAGGTCTTCCTTTACTCTCTTATGTTCATATCTTGGAGATGCAATGGAAAATATTGATTTGCCAACACCAGCATTAATTAAG CCTATTGAGCTTTGGACTGGTAAACAACTATTCAGTGTGTTAGTACGTCCTAACGCATTTACAAAGGTCTATCTGAATCTTGGTGTCAGAGAGAAAATCTGTACTAAGAAATGCGCTCTTACTGTCGAAGATAAGACATCTGAAGCAGTACATGATGCAATGTGTCCGAATGATGGTTTTGTCTACTTCCGAAACAGTGAACTTTTATCTGGGCAAGTTGGGAAGAAAACTTTAG GTAATGGGAATAATGAGGGCATGTTCTCCGTTCTTATAAGAGATTATAATTCTCACGCTGCAGCAAGCTGTATGAATCGTCTGGCAAAGTTTAG TGCAAGGTTCATAGGGAATCATGGGTTTTCAATTGGTGTGGATGATGTCCAACCAGGAGAAAGTCTAAATGAGAAAAAGGGGAAAACAATAGGAGAAGGATATCAAGAATGCCATGAGCTTATTGCTCAATATTCAAAGGGTGCACTCAAACCACAACCAGGATGCAGCAGAGCTCAAACATTGGAGGCTCGGATATCTGGTGTACTAAATAAATTAAGAGACACAGCTGGAGAT CACTGTATGAGTACACTTCACTGGAGGAACAGCCCATTGATCATGTCTCAGTGTGGATCTAAAGGTTCTCCAATCAATATCAGTCAGATGGTTGTATGTGTTGGTCAACAATCAGTTGGAGGACGCCGTGCCCCAAATGGTTTTATAGATCGAACGCTTCCTCACTTCCCTATAAATTCAAAGACCCCCGCG GCGAAAGGTTTTGTTGCTAATTCATTCTATACCGGTTTGACTGCTACAGAGTTTTTCTTCCATACAATGGGTGGAAGAGAAGGTCTTGTTGACACAGCG GTCAAAACAGCAGAAACTGGATACATGTCCCGTAGGTTAATGAAGGGTTTGGAAGATCTCTCAGTTTTCTATGATCAGACAGTCCGCAACGCTAGTGGTGGTATAGTTCAATTCGTctatggagatgatggcatggaTCCTGTAAAGATGGAAGGAAAAGGTGGCAATCCCTTGAATCTGGACCAATTGTTTATGAAAGTCATG GCCACATGTCCTCAAAGGGGACATGAAACATTATCTCCTGAGGCAATCTCACAAATGTTAAATGATAAGCTCTCCGAACAAGACCCCTCAGCTGGTGGTTGTAGCGATAGGTTCAAGGAATTGTTAACAAAATTTGTCGGGAATCGCATCAAAATGCTGAGAAACACAAGGCGGGCACTTCACCTAGATGAAGATCATGTGGGAAGGAAGGACTCCAGCATTGAGGAGTGCGTTGCTGCTAATATTTCTGGCATATCTGCAAAACAACTGCAG GTTTTTCTTGATACTTGTTTATCTCGTTATCACTCAAAAATAATCGAGGCAGGAGCATCAATTGGTGCAATCGGGGCTCAGAGTATTGGGGAGCCTGGGACCCAGATGACACTGAAAACCTTTCATTTTGCAGGAGTAGCCAGCATGA ATGTTACACTTGGAGTTCCTCGCATCAAGGAAATCATCAATGCTGCTAAAAAGATAAGCACACCTATTATCACTGCAGAACTTTTGTCTGGGCAGGATGAGTCATTTGGCGTAAAGGTGAAACGTTGTATCGAGAAAGTAGTGCTGGGCGAG GTGGCAGCAGCCATAAAGATTGTCTTGAAATCAAGCCAGCCAAATTTGGTTGTGAAACTTGATATGCAACGAATAGAAGCTCAGGGGTACGAAGGAATCAATGCTGACTCTGTGCAGCTATCAATAATAAATTATCCAAAACTCAAGTTAAAATCTCAG CATGTTCGTGTAATTGATGAAGCCAAGTTGAGAATATATCCAGATGGAACAGATAGATCCAAACTCCAGTTTGAGCTGCACAATCTCAAGTCCATGCTTCCAAAAGTGATTGTGAAG GGTATTCCAACTGTTGAAAGAGCTGTTGTCAACCCCGTTAAAGGACGTGACAAAACCATCGAAAGATATAACCTGCTGGTTGAAGG AACAAACCTGTTAGCAGTATTGGGCGCTCCAGGAGTCGACGCTATGAAAACAAAAAGTAATCACATCATGGAAGTGAACCAGACACTCGGAATCGAAGCCGCAAGGAGATCTATCATCGATGAGATTCAGTATACATTTGAGAGCAACAACATGATCATCGATCTGAGACATATGATGCTTCTCGCAGATCTGATGACATACAAG GGCGAAGTCCTGGGCATCACGAGGTACGGGATTGCGAAGATGAAGAGCAGCGTGCTGATGCTGGCCTCTTTCGAGAAAACTTCGGAGCATCTCTTTAATGCTTCATACGCCGGGCGTGAGGATCAGATAGACGGAGTCAGCGAGTGCATCATCATGGGCATACCCATGCAACTTGGCACCGGCATTCTCAAAGTTCGGCAAAG GCTCGAGAGTTTGCCCGAATTTAAGTACCAGCCTGCTCCGATCATGTCGTCATAA